One genomic region from Patescibacteria group bacterium encodes:
- a CDS encoding MgtC/SapB family protein — translation MSYQDIALRIFLALLTGLLIGFERERCKRAAGLKTHILTSIGSAVFAIAGLNFFYEYYQTYAGINPLYIITAVATGIGFIGAGSVIRSEQGVSGLSAAASIWIMGATGLAIGFGYYFLAIFSVLITYLVLIISEVVQKWRDNKCAVKKARQ, via the coding sequence ATGAGCTACCAAGACATTGCCCTAAGAATATTTTTGGCCCTTCTCACCGGCCTCCTGATCGGCTTTGAAAGAGAAAGATGTAAACGCGCCGCCGGCTTGAAAACCCACATTTTAACCAGCATCGGGTCGGCAGTTTTCGCCATTGCCGGACTTAATTTTTTCTACGAATATTATCAGACCTACGCCGGCATCAATCCTCTTTACATCATCACGGCCGTGGCCACCGGTATCGGCTTTATCGGCGCCGGCAGTGTTATCCGTTCCGAACAGGGAGTTAGCGGGCTTTCGGCCGCGGCTTCCATCTGGATTATGGGCGCCACCGGACTAGCCATCGGTTTTGGCTATTATTTCCTGGCGATATTTTCCGTGTTAATCACCTATCTAGTTCTGATAATCAGCGAGGTGGTGCAAAAGTGGCGGGATAATAAATGCGCGGTAAAAAAAGCTCGCCAATAA
- a CDS encoding tyrosine-type recombinase/integrase, whose amino-acid sequence MKRETPTKINPSSPLAKLLGEFLDYLEIEKNRSRMTRRNYEFYLGRFLRWLELKKSRLAPEDITAENVRQYRLWLNRLAEDSGQPLKKSTQNYHLIALRSFLKYLAKRDIKTLAPEKIELAKIGERTVEFLEGSDLEKFLEAPLLIKNPDIIKKRDKAILETLFATGLRVSELSNLKIDQINLKKDEFTVRGKGDKPRVVFLSNQAKYWIKEYLDARTDPNPFLFMGHDRASAKREMKKIPKLTPRSIQRLVEKYAKVAGLTKKITPHTLRHSYATDLLMNGADIRSVQAMLGHASITTTQIYTHITNQQLREVHKAFHGRQRQKNK is encoded by the coding sequence ATGAAAAGAGAAACGCCAACAAAAATTAATCCTTCTTCTCCTCTCGCCAAACTCCTCGGGGAATTCTTGGACTATTTAGAGATAGAAAAAAACCGCAGCCGGATGACACGGCGCAATTATGAATTTTATCTGGGGAGATTTTTACGCTGGTTAGAATTAAAAAAGAGCCGACTGGCTCCCGAAGATATCACCGCTGAAAATGTGCGCCAATACCGCCTCTGGCTCAATCGCTTGGCCGAAGATAGCGGACAGCCGCTTAAAAAAAGCACGCAGAATTATCATCTCATCGCCCTGCGCTCATTTTTAAAATATCTCGCCAAGCGCGACATTAAAACTCTGGCGCCGGAAAAAATTGAGCTGGCTAAAATCGGCGAGCGCACGGTGGAATTTTTAGAAGGGTCGGACTTGGAAAAATTTTTGGAAGCGCCCCTGCTCATCAAAAATCCGGACATTATTAAAAAAAGAGACAAGGCGATTCTGGAAACGCTTTTTGCCACCGGTCTGCGCGTTTCGGAATTAAGTAATTTAAAAATTGACCAAATCAATCTAAAAAAGGACGAATTCACGGTCCGCGGCAAGGGCGACAAACCGCGCGTGGTTTTTTTATCCAATCAAGCCAAATACTGGATTAAAGAATACCTGGACGCCCGCACTGACCCCAACCCCTTTTTGTTTATGGGACACGACCGCGCCAGCGCCAAAAGGGAAATGAAAAAAATTCCCAAACTGACCCCGCGCAGTATCCAGCGGCTCGTGGAAAAATACGCCAAAGTCGCCGGTCTCACCAAAAAAATAACTCCCCACACCTTGCGCCACAGCTACGCCACCGACCTGCTGATGAATGGCGCTGACATCCGTTCGGTACAAGCCATGCTCGGCCATGCCAGCATTACCACTACCCAGATTTACACTCACATCACCAACCAGCAACTGCGTGAAGTGCACAAAGCCTTTCACGGCCGACAACGTCAAAAAAATAAATAA
- a CDS encoding pilin gives MFRKVLRNVFISLTVFFLSFMPVYAAIQLKNPLKFSDPQTAIGGVIKAIMGIVGSIALAMFIYGGLIWLTSAGNADKIKKGRDILLWSAIGLVIIFASYILVGFVIATLTQK, from the coding sequence ATGTTTAGGAAAGTTTTAAGAAACGTTTTTATCAGCCTAACCGTATTTTTTTTGTCGTTTATGCCGGTTTATGCCGCGATTCAACTTAAAAATCCGTTAAAATTTAGTGACCCGCAAACAGCCATCGGCGGTGTTATTAAAGCGATTATGGGGATTGTTGGCTCTATCGCCCTGGCAATGTTCATTTACGGAGGATTAATTTGGTTGACATCAGCCGGAAATGCTGATAAAATAAAGAAAGGCAGGGATATTTTGCTTTGGTCGGCCATCGGGCTGGTTATCATTTTCGCCAGTTATATCTTAGTCGGTTTTGTTATAGCAACTTTGACGCAAAAATAA
- a CDS encoding pilin: MNFKLSIKILLFTGAFLFFLLPVHFVKADVCCCDTAGNVINDPESCEKASERWNTETILLHDGSCKPSEDTKACQQKKGEIVEASSADQSAKGSGGMICDANSCEHGGLFKEASGDCLCCGNCSLDDFLLIGKAVYNLILGVVGSLMLLMFIIGGFYLLTSAGSSEKIEKGKKYLVNAVIGGIIVFGAFSLVNFLIERAVKEEGAKNYQVEEE; encoded by the coding sequence ATGAATTTTAAGTTATCAATAAAAATTTTATTATTCACCGGAGCTTTTTTATTTTTTTTATTGCCCGTTCATTTTGTAAAAGCAGATGTTTGTTGTTGCGATACTGCCGGCAATGTGATAAACGACCCGGAGAGTTGTGAGAAAGCCAGTGAGCGATGGAATACGGAGACGATTTTATTACACGACGGATCATGTAAACCATCCGAGGATACAAAAGCTTGTCAGCAGAAGAAGGGAGAAATTGTCGAAGCTTCGTCCGCTGACCAGTCAGCCAAAGGTAGCGGAGGAATGATTTGTGATGCTAATTCTTGCGAGCACGGAGGATTATTTAAAGAAGCTTCCGGCGATTGCCTTTGTTGCGGCAATTGCTCCTTAGACGATTTTCTTTTAATCGGTAAGGCGGTTTACAACCTGATTTTAGGGGTGGTGGGCAGTTTGATGCTTTTGATGTTTATAATCGGCGGGTTTTATTTGTTAACTTCAGCCGGCTCTTCCGAAAAGATAGAAAAGGGCAAAAAGTATTTGGTAAACGCCGTAATTGGTGGTATAATAGTATTTGGAGCTTTTAGTTTAGTTAATTTTTTAATAGAAAGGGCCGTGAAGGAAGAAGGGGCTAAAAATTATCAAGTGGAAGAAGAATAA
- a CDS encoding NAD(P)H-dependent glycerol-3-phosphate dehydrogenase — protein sequence MHKRHIAIIGSGNMGTALAQVIAENGWGVKIWGIEERILAEINSRHTNKKYLSKIKLSKNIRAVFNIPDCVNGAEAVFLAVPSRAIKGVVKEIKPYLKTGQLLVNTSKGLEEKTGRVMHEVILNELGYNWAKNVVVISGPSVATEFVRKKFAVVIAAAGAKNNFKKLRKILATDYFKVIWSNDLIGTELGGALKNIYAIAMGMCDGMDYTNNTQIVLAVEALEEMKSIYRSFGANTETVYSLAGLGDFLATSLSEFSRNRTLGELICVKGSYARARKSMEQVTEGVVAVKIVYDIAKKRKLKLPLLELVYRIIYKRADPCRLLEKFLRETI from the coding sequence ATGCACAAGAGACATATCGCTATCATTGGTTCCGGCAATATGGGCACGGCTTTGGCGCAGGTGATTGCCGAAAACGGTTGGGGGGTAAAAATTTGGGGCATAGAGGAAAGGATTTTAGCCGAGATAAATTCTCGCCATACCAACAAAAAATATCTGTCCAAGATTAAACTATCTAAAAATATCAGAGCGGTTTTTAATATTCCGGATTGTGTTAACGGAGCCGAGGCGGTCTTCCTCGCCGTTCCTTCACGGGCCATAAAAGGCGTGGTAAAAGAAATAAAGCCGTATTTGAAGACTGGCCAGCTGCTGGTAAATACCTCAAAGGGGTTGGAAGAAAAAACCGGCCGAGTAATGCACGAAGTGATTTTAAATGAACTCGGCTATAATTGGGCAAAAAATGTGGTGGTGATTTCCGGCCCTTCGGTAGCCACGGAATTTGTGCGAAAAAAATTTGCCGTGGTAATAGCCGCCGCCGGCGCTAAAAATAATTTTAAAAAATTAAGGAAAATTTTAGCCACGGACTATTTTAAGGTGATTTGGAGTAATGACCTTATCGGCACGGAGCTCGGCGGAGCGTTAAAAAATATCTATGCCATCGCCATGGGCATGTGCGACGGAATGGATTACACTAATAATACGCAGATAGTTTTGGCCGTTGAGGCCCTGGAAGAAATGAAATCTATTTATCGTTCTTTCGGCGCCAATACGGAGACGGTTTATAGTTTGGCCGGACTTGGCGATTTTTTAGCCACCAGCTTATCGGAATTCAGCCGCAACCGGACGCTCGGCGAGCTGATTTGTGTTAAAGGTTCTTACGCGCGCGCCAGAAAATCCATGGAGCAGGTGACTGAAGGAGTGGTAGCCGTTAAAATAGTTTATGATATAGCCAAAAAGAGAAAATTAAAATTGCCCCTTTTGGAACTCGTTTATCGCATTATTTACAAAAGAGCTGACCCTTGCCGGTTGTTAGAAAAATTTTTGAGGGAAACCATTTAA
- a CDS encoding C45 family autoproteolytic acyltransferase/hydrolase, which produces MRFIKIKAKNNYEAGFLLGKKLGKLTSGYLEIQKPQDISWEKLIKLSKPYLAVTQKTFPQFIKEMKGLAKGSGVPFLKIWALNCVEEILQKQKEKCTSIFIPQKNSYLVGHNEDWERPAVPHLTFLLQKTIGGLTIWELAYLYSIGGNACSINSFGLTQSINTLHHLDSQVGVPKNIVARWLSEFPNIKEVKKEFGKIRRASGYSHTFTENAKLLNIESTAKRFAILETQNQYCHTNNFTGRLKKFETRGLGKSGSTTYKRYASACRFIKKIGAEREFKKILSGQDKYAKSLIYNPRTLASVIINPQTKTLEVKGRGERWLKINLNLKNRS; this is translated from the coding sequence ATGCGTTTTATAAAAATCAAAGCAAAAAATAATTACGAAGCGGGTTTTTTGTTGGGTAAAAAACTCGGGAAATTAACCTCCGGCTATTTAGAAATCCAAAAGCCCCAAGATATCAGCTGGGAGAAATTAATCAAATTATCCAAGCCCTATTTAGCCGTGACGCAAAAAACATTTCCCCAATTTATAAAAGAAATGAAGGGTTTAGCCAAAGGTTCCGGCGTCCCTTTTCTTAAAATTTGGGCGCTTAATTGCGTGGAAGAAATTTTACAAAAACAAAAAGAAAAATGCACCAGCATTTTTATCCCCCAAAAAAATTCTTACCTTGTCGGGCACAATGAAGATTGGGAACGGCCAGCTGTCCCTCATTTAACTTTTCTCCTGCAAAAAACCATCGGCGGTCTAACCATCTGGGAACTGGCTTATCTCTATTCTATCGGCGGCAATGCCTGTTCCATCAACTCTTTTGGTTTAACCCAAAGCATCAATACTCTTCATCATCTTGATTCGCAGGTCGGCGTACCGAAGAACATCGTCGCGCGTTGGCTTTCGGAATTCCCGAACATTAAAGAAGTTAAAAAAGAATTCGGCAAAATTCGGCGGGCCTCGGGATACAGCCACACTTTTACCGAAAACGCCAAACTCCTGAATATAGAATCAACCGCTAAACGCTTCGCTATTTTGGAAACGCAAAATCAATATTGCCATACAAATAATTTTACCGGACGGCTGAAAAAATTTGAAACCCGGGGACTGGGGAAATCCGGCTCAACCACTTACAAAAGATACGCCTCCGCTTGCCGATTTATCAAAAAAATTGGCGCCGAACGGGAGTTTAAAAAGATTCTTTCCGGCCAGGATAAATACGCGAAAAGCTTGATTTACAACCCCCGGACCTTGGCCTCAGTTATTATTAACCCCCAGACAAAAACTTTGGAGGTCAAGGGCAGAGGCGAACGTTGGTTAAAAATCAATTTGAATTTAAAAAATCGTTCGTGA
- a CDS encoding pilin, whose amino-acid sequence MKLKTLFSWAMGFFVLFALVILPGAVLAQTDIDPGLEYLTQTGLTSTDIRETIANIIKVIMGFLGTLAVVIILVGGFKWMTAAGNEDKVSEAKKLLMQGVIGLAIVLAAYSIATFVIRGLIEATS is encoded by the coding sequence ATGAAGTTAAAAACGCTTTTTTCTTGGGCAATGGGATTTTTTGTCCTTTTTGCCTTAGTGATTTTGCCGGGAGCGGTCTTGGCGCAAACGGATATTGACCCCGGTCTGGAGTATTTGACTCAAACCGGATTGACCAGCACCGATATTCGCGAGACCATCGCCAATATTATCAAGGTGATAATGGGCTTTCTCGGAACTCTGGCAGTAGTGATTATTTTAGTCGGCGGATTTAAATGGATGACTGCCGCGGGCAATGAAGATAAAGTCAGCGAAGCGAAGAAGCTTTTGATGCAGGGTGTCATTGGTTTAGCCATTGTTTTAGCCGCTTATTCCATCGCCACCTTTGTTATCAGGGGATTGATTGAAGCCACCAGCTAA
- a CDS encoding DUF2079 domain-containing protein, whose amino-acid sequence MQKILKWIIKNNFKLLGLLIIVYIVAFSFISFWKYDNFLYNGLDLAIFNNTFYNTVHGDWFGLSIHPPTYLGDHFEPIILLLAPLYYFWQSPLFLLVLQTIFLALGAWPVYKITQKIFVDEKYKKWLPLALAAIYLLNPVLHNINLYEVHLYPLALFFLLWAFYFYYSNRFWPYFVFILLALFVREDTALIVLMFGFLSLWERKSWRFVLTSFLLGAGWFIFSLQVINHFSPAGSYKFVAFYGWLGSSFPEMILNFFPHFGAVAAHLVRPGNWLMIFGLLAPFFYIPFLKPKYLLLALPPFLQIALAEAGGSDTILRTQYGLFFLLGIVVAFIFGLNKISSGNFYKKRADVFWVSLAAGILYLNLALGPLPEFFAKFGNEQIALDRINSREVIKEIPSEEPVAASWSLRSNLSLRKDLYALNYVFYGKQQFGFTPYRLPENTEYLILDSREIVSFYFNFFLHKHLWNIYESGDNRLREEILKNNLGAVKVIDNLVLFQKNTAEKVELYELPDSLPVENFKNNKIVSESGINFLGYQTSEIAASDLIPISLFWENSRESKDEYFISRRVVDEGGQIMERELLPFNYGLYPPNEWPANMIIKTNYWWNFSEEIKNRLLAGEYKLEINLVQIKGGNELDRMGSIKQVIDEEKVLASPVSLDIFNH is encoded by the coding sequence ATGCAAAAAATTTTAAAGTGGATAATTAAAAATAATTTCAAGCTGCTGGGGCTGCTTATCATTGTTTATATCGTCGCTTTTTCTTTTATCTCTTTTTGGAAGTACGATAATTTTTTATACAACGGATTGGATTTGGCGATTTTTAACAATACTTTTTACAATACGGTCCACGGCGATTGGTTCGGGCTTTCTATCCACCCACCGACTTATCTGGGCGACCATTTTGAGCCGATTATCTTATTGTTAGCGCCGTTGTATTATTTTTGGCAGTCGCCGCTTTTTTTACTGGTTTTGCAGACGATTTTTTTGGCGCTCGGCGCTTGGCCGGTTTACAAAATTACCCAAAAGATATTCGTTGATGAAAAATATAAAAAATGGCTGCCCCTCGCCCTCGCCGCCATTTATCTTTTAAATCCGGTCTTACATAATATTAATTTATACGAAGTCCATCTTTATCCCTTGGCCCTTTTCTTTTTGCTCTGGGCTTTTTATTTTTATTACAGCAATAGATTTTGGCCTTATTTTGTTTTTATTCTTCTGGCGTTATTCGTGCGCGAGGATACGGCTTTAATAGTTTTGATGTTTGGATTTTTGTCTTTATGGGAAAGAAAAAGTTGGCGTTTTGTTTTAACATCATTTCTTTTGGGCGCGGGTTGGTTCATTTTTTCCCTGCAAGTAATCAATCATTTTTCTCCGGCCGGCAGTTATAAATTTGTCGCTTTTTACGGCTGGCTGGGCAGTTCTTTCCCGGAAATGATATTGAATTTTTTTCCTCATTTTGGCGCTGTGGCGGCGCATTTGGTTCGCCCGGGAAATTGGTTGATGATTTTTGGGCTGCTAGCGCCATTTTTTTACATCCCATTTTTAAAACCAAAATATCTTTTGTTGGCTTTACCCCCGTTTTTACAAATTGCTTTAGCGGAAGCCGGAGGCAGTGATACGATTTTGCGTACGCAATATGGATTGTTTTTTCTTTTGGGAATTGTTGTGGCTTTCATTTTTGGCCTGAATAAAATTTCTTCTGGCAATTTTTATAAAAAAAGAGCAGATGTTTTTTGGGTTTCTCTGGCGGCGGGTATTTTATATTTAAATTTAGCTCTTGGTCCGTTGCCGGAATTTTTTGCTAAATTTGGCAATGAGCAAATAGCTTTAGATAGGATTAACTCAAGAGAAGTTATAAAAGAAATACCGTCGGAAGAGCCGGTAGCCGCTTCTTGGAGTTTGCGTTCCAACCTTTCTTTAAGAAAAGACCTTTATGCCCTAAATTACGTTTTTTACGGCAAGCAACAGTTCGGGTTTACCCCATATCGTTTGCCGGAGAATACCGAGTATTTGATTTTAGATTCCAGAGAAATAGTGTCATTTTATTTTAATTTTTTTTTGCACAAACATCTTTGGAATATCTATGAGTCGGGAGATAATCGTTTAAGAGAAGAGATTTTGAAAAATAATTTAGGCGCGGTAAAAGTTATTGATAATTTAGTTCTTTTTCAAAAAAATACCGCGGAAAAAGTTGAACTTTATGAACTGCCGGATAGTTTGCCAGTGGAAAATTTTAAAAACAACAAAATCGTTTCCGAAAGCGGAATTAACTTTTTGGGCTATCAAACATCCGAGATAGCCGCGAGCGATTTGATTCCCATTTCTTTATTTTGGGAGAATTCTCGCGAGTCCAAAGACGAGTATTTTATCAGCCGTCGCGTTGTTGACGAAGGAGGACAAATTATGGAGCGCGAGTTATTACCTTTTAACTACGGACTTTATCCGCCGAATGAATGGCCGGCGAATATGATTATCAAAACTAACTATTGGTGGAATTTCTCGGAAGAAATAAAAAATCGCTTGTTGGCCGGGGAGTATAAATTGGAAATAAATTTAGTCCAAATTAAAGGTGGCAACGAGCTTGATAGAATGGGTTCAATAAAGCAGGTGATTGACGAAGAAAAAGTTTTAGCCAGCCCGGTTAGTTTGGATATTTTTAACCATTAG
- a CDS encoding pilin, translating to MSKKQLGIIFISAVILFFGLIFVSNTVQALQTTPDINRPLFLDKSGEQDIEKQLGATAGETLYFSSSRVNNIFLFMATLIRYAGGFLGLVFLGVIVYAGFVWMTAGGNEQNIEKAKKLLFNGVIGIAIVLLSVSIWIFIVENVIKNIALENPSESEIKEWETQCEPWDYKCKCEHGDQSSC from the coding sequence ATGAGTAAGAAGCAATTAGGTATAATTTTTATTTCCGCAGTGATTCTATTTTTCGGTTTGATTTTTGTAAGCAACACCGTGCAGGCCTTGCAAACCACGCCGGATATCAATCGGCCGTTGTTTTTAGATAAAAGCGGTGAGCAAGATATAGAAAAGCAATTGGGCGCTACGGCCGGCGAGACATTGTATTTTTCTTCCAGCAGAGTTAACAACATTTTTCTTTTTATGGCTACGCTTATCAGATATGCCGGCGGGTTTTTAGGCCTGGTGTTTTTGGGAGTGATTGTATACGCCGGTTTTGTCTGGATGACGGCCGGCGGGAATGAGCAAAATATAGAAAAAGCTAAAAAGTTATTGTTTAACGGCGTCATCGGCATAGCCATAGTTTTACTGTCAGTCTCCATTTGGATTTTTATCGTGGAGAATGTCATTAAAAATATTGCTCTGGAAAATCCATCAGAAAGCGAAATCAAAGAATGGGAAACTCAATGTGAACCGTGGGATTATAAATGCAAATGCGAACATGGCGACCAATCCTCTTGTTAA
- a CDS encoding SIS domain-containing protein, which produces MSKLDDLKQIQKLDGGGVLESIASLDKQIRQAWEETQKLILPEEYKGCNNVVVCGMGGSTLGTHIIKTLFAEELDVPLEIVNDYKLPNFADDDTLCILSSYSGNTEEVMKVAEEAVEKQLKIVGICAGGELAEFLKSHNFPAYIFEPKFNVSGQPRLGLGYSIMGQLGILCRAGFLDIEEKDINEIIGVVKKIGQNCVPEIDTKNNPAKELAGEIHGKIAVAVGSEFLAGNLHVLANQINENSKNFAAYFLLPELNHHLLEGLGHPEACRQLHFLFINSRLYHERTGSRYHLTEEVVKKNNISYSEFVPTSRTKLLQSFEILSLGSFISFYLAILNGEDPSKIPWVNYLKNKLREA; this is translated from the coding sequence ATGTCTAAGCTTGATGATTTAAAACAAATACAAAAACTTGACGGGGGCGGAGTTTTAGAATCGATTGCTTCGTTAGACAAACAAATTAGGCAGGCCTGGGAAGAAACGCAAAAATTGATACTGCCGGAAGAATATAAAGGATGCAACAACGTTGTCGTCTGCGGAATGGGCGGCTCAACTTTGGGCACTCATATTATTAAAACCTTGTTCGCCGAGGAATTAGATGTGCCACTGGAAATTGTTAATGATTATAAATTGCCGAATTTTGCCGATGATGACACGCTCTGCATTCTTTCCAGCTATTCCGGCAATACGGAGGAAGTAATGAAAGTTGCCGAGGAGGCCGTGGAAAAGCAATTAAAAATAGTGGGTATTTGCGCCGGCGGGGAACTGGCCGAATTTCTGAAATCCCATAATTTCCCCGCTTACATCTTTGAACCGAAATTCAATGTTTCGGGCCAGCCCCGCTTGGGGCTCGGTTATTCCATAATGGGCCAGCTCGGCATTTTGTGCCGTGCTGGTTTTTTAGATATTGAGGAAAAGGATATTAATGAAATAATCGGGGTGGTCAAGAAAATCGGTCAAAACTGCGTTCCGGAAATAGACACTAAAAATAATCCAGCTAAAGAACTGGCCGGGGAAATCCATGGCAAAATAGCCGTGGCGGTAGGTTCGGAATTTTTAGCCGGCAACCTCCATGTGCTGGCCAATCAAATAAATGAAAATTCTAAAAATTTTGCCGCCTATTTTCTTCTGCCCGAACTGAATCATCACCTGTTGGAAGGGCTCGGCCATCCCGAGGCTTGCCGCCAGCTCCACTTTTTGTTCATCAACTCCCGCCTGTATCATGAACGAACTGGCTCGCGCTACCATCTCACTGAAGAAGTAGTCAAAAAAAATAATATCTCTTACAGTGAATTCGTGCCGACCAGCAGAACCAAACTGCTTCAATCTTTTGAAATTTTAAGCTTAGGAAGTTTTATCAGTTTCTATCTGGCAATTCTTAATGGAGAAGACCCGAGCAAAATCCCGTGGGTGAATTATTTAAAAAATAAATTGAGGGAGGCTTAA
- a CDS encoding extracellular solute-binding protein, translated as MKYSKIAILLLILSFLVTSGLGCKTVSKEVQEAMQPVKLTYWRVFDDRDAMAEIVADYQALHPNVTIEYKKLRFEEYEETLLNAMAEDRGPDIFSIHNTWVKKYQSKIAPMPSTVTLPYQYVSGTIKKETKAELKTTPTLSLLKLKQQFLDVVYNDAVVATTISGQKQDLVYGLPLSVDTLALFYNKDLLNNAGIPEPPVTWSEFQDHVKILTRTNERGDILQAGAALGTANNVERGADILSLLMMQNGAKMTDANGLAFFHQMPAELKGLDIPPGAGALNFYTNFANPVSSVYSWNEQMSNSLEAFAQGKVAYFFGYAYHLPVIRSLAPKLNFDISRFPQIGEAGSNTPEVNFANYWMETVSRKSKNQHWAWDFIQFATKEQEVKKYLTQAKKPTALKALINTQLEDLDLGFFAAQLLTARSWYRGANPGAVDGIFAEMINSVNSGAVEAQEAVNLAASKINQTIR; from the coding sequence ATGAAATATAGCAAAATCGCCATTCTCTTGTTAATCCTTTCTTTTTTGGTCACTTCCGGTTTGGGGTGCAAAACGGTTTCTAAGGAAGTTCAAGAGGCGATGCAACCGGTTAAATTAACTTATTGGAGAGTCTTTGATGACCGAGACGCCATGGCGGAAATCGTCGCCGATTATCAGGCGCTTCATCCCAATGTCACCATTGAATACAAAAAATTGCGTTTTGAAGAGTATGAAGAGACGCTTTTGAACGCCATGGCTGAAGACAGGGGGCCGGATATTTTTTCCATTCATAACACCTGGGTGAAAAAGTACCAGAGCAAAATCGCCCCGATGCCGTCAACTGTCACTTTGCCGTATCAGTATGTGAGCGGAACGATTAAGAAAGAAACTAAGGCGGAATTAAAAACTACGCCGACTCTTTCGTTGCTAAAATTAAAACAGCAATTTTTAGATGTTGTTTATAATGACGCGGTGGTGGCTACTACCATCAGCGGGCAGAAACAGGATTTGGTTTATGGTCTGCCTTTGAGTGTGGACACTTTGGCGCTTTTTTATAACAAAGATTTACTGAATAATGCCGGCATACCGGAGCCGCCGGTAACTTGGTCTGAATTTCAGGACCACGTTAAAATTTTGACTCGCACTAATGAAAGAGGCGATATTTTACAAGCTGGGGCGGCGTTGGGCACGGCCAATAACGTGGAGCGCGGGGCTGATATTTTATCCCTCTTGATGATGCAGAACGGAGCCAAAATGACCGATGCCAATGGCTTGGCGTTTTTTCATCAAATGCCCGCAGAGTTGAAGGGTTTGGACATTCCTCCGGGCGCCGGAGCCTTGAATTTTTATACTAATTTTGCCAATCCCGTGAGCAGTGTCTATTCTTGGAATGAACAGATGTCTAATTCTCTTGAGGCGTTCGCGCAAGGCAAAGTCGCTTATTTTTTCGGTTATGCCTATCATCTGCCGGTTATCCGTTCACTCGCCCCCAAACTTAATTTTGATATTTCCCGTTTTCCCCAGATTGGCGAAGCTGGCTCTAATACTCCGGAGGTGAATTTTGCCAATTATTGGATGGAGACGGTTTCCCGCAAGAGTAAAAATCAGCACTGGGCTTGGGATTTTATCCAATTTGCGACCAAAGAGCAGGAAGTCAAAAAATATCTGACCCAAGCCAAAAAACCCACGGCGCTTAAGGCGCTCATCAACACCCAGCTCGAGGATTTGGATTTGGGATTTTTTGCCGCGCAATTGCTCACTGCCAGAAGCTGGTATCGCGGAGCGAATCCCGGAGCGGTGGATGGCATTTTTGCCGAAATGATAAATTCGGTCAATTCCGGAGCGGTGGAGGCGCAGGAGGCGGTTAATCTGGCGGCGAGTAAAATTAATCAGACAATAAGATAA